The following are encoded in a window of Flavobacterium cupriresistens genomic DNA:
- a CDS encoding alpha-L-fucosidase: MKANILTFFIALLSTVSFAQQPQRPADIYEASKVYEYPTDPLVLKKLEKWRDQKFGIMMHWGIYSVEGIRESWLLCNEPRFVRDSNVVYEDYKKWYWSLSEKMNPTKFDPDKWAEISQKAGMKYVVFTTKHHDGFNMFDTKESDYGITKGPFAKNPKADVTKFIFEAYRKKGMMIGAYFSKPDWHSEYFWWPRYATTDRNVNYDGNKNPWRWKKFQNFTYNQISELMHHYGAIDVLWLDGGWVRPLEQGKKRPEGFSLYPDFSQDINMPEITRMSREAQPGILIVDRTVHGPYENYRTPEQSIPKEQINDPWETCMTLGKGWGYRKNDKIKSATHIIHKLTEVVAKGGNFLLNVGPTPEGEFPEEVTACLEKVGQWLKQNGEAIYATRTSAIYNDENIWFTQSKDGKVKYAIACLKEDTPVPASLQWKGIIPTKSTLKLLSTGKTLKWKQTGDKIEVSLPKDLVGKNIPALAFSIR, translated from the coding sequence ATGAAAGCAAACATTCTAACCTTTTTTATAGCGCTCCTTTCTACAGTATCATTTGCGCAGCAACCGCAAAGACCTGCAGATATTTATGAGGCTTCGAAAGTGTATGAATACCCAACTGACCCTTTGGTATTAAAAAAATTAGAAAAATGGCGGGATCAAAAGTTTGGTATCATGATGCATTGGGGAATTTACAGTGTAGAAGGAATTCGTGAATCATGGCTCTTGTGCAACGAACCACGATTTGTACGAGACAGTAATGTCGTTTATGAAGATTATAAAAAGTGGTACTGGAGTCTATCTGAAAAAATGAATCCTACAAAATTTGATCCCGATAAGTGGGCAGAAATTTCTCAGAAGGCTGGAATGAAATACGTTGTTTTTACCACCAAACACCACGATGGTTTTAATATGTTTGATACCAAAGAGTCCGATTATGGAATAACCAAAGGACCTTTTGCTAAAAATCCAAAAGCAGATGTAACCAAATTTATTTTTGAAGCGTATCGAAAAAAAGGAATGATGATCGGGGCCTATTTTTCTAAACCCGATTGGCATTCCGAATATTTTTGGTGGCCTCGTTACGCCACAACGGACAGAAATGTAAATTATGATGGAAATAAAAACCCTTGGCGCTGGAAAAAATTTCAGAATTTCACCTATAATCAAATTAGCGAACTAATGCATCATTATGGAGCGATCGATGTTTTATGGCTGGATGGTGGCTGGGTGCGCCCATTGGAACAAGGTAAAAAAAGACCCGAAGGTTTTTCTCTATACCCTGATTTCAGCCAAGATATAAATATGCCTGAAATAACCCGCATGTCACGTGAGGCTCAGCCTGGTATTTTGATTGTGGACAGAACGGTGCACGGACCCTATGAAAATTACAGAACACCGGAACAATCTATCCCAAAAGAACAAATTAATGACCCTTGGGAGACTTGCATGACACTTGGTAAAGGCTGGGGGTATAGAAAAAACGATAAAATTAAATCCGCTACCCATATCATTCATAAATTGACAGAAGTTGTCGCTAAAGGAGGAAATTTTTTGTTGAATGTTGGTCCTACACCGGAAGGAGAATTTCCTGAAGAAGTGACCGCATGTTTAGAAAAAGTGGGACAATGGCTCAAACAAAATGGAGAAGCGATTTATGCAACGCGAACCTCAGCTATTTATAACGATGAAAATATTTGGTTTACGCAATCCAAAGATGGCAAAGTTAAATACGCTATTGCTTGCCTAAAGGAAGATACTCCAGTTCCCGCAAGTCTTCAATGGAAAGGAATTATACCTACTAAAAGCACCCTAAAATTGCTTTCAACAGGTAAAACTTTAAAATGGAAACAAACGGGAGATAAAATAGAAGTCTCCTTGCCAAAAGATCTGGTCGGAAAAA